One window from the genome of Candidatus Chlorohelix allophototropha encodes:
- a CDS encoding extracellular solute-binding protein — MKTINRKFSVLVGLLVLLATLLVACGDNTATPVPATTTAAATTASATTVAATTASATTAAATTAAATTTVTTASATTAAATGVGVTVDVDGTKVTIKPGGGQKFEPKSEVTVTIWSSQVKGNGERLATIMKDFEAANPKIKVKIDTRNDTFTYNDILKALTQSATAGGMPNIATGYENWVPAFVDAKLALGLNKFISGQYGLSQKDLEDYRPNMLARGIFPQYNNETYTWLFSNSGPVMYYNQDLFTQYGLKTPDENYTWDQFVSDSKTVTEKSGGKAVGYVFPTKSVSELIAMPIYARGGQIYDYQNGKFLFDQKPALDQLNMLYDGVKAGYFATADPGVAFDNQIRFEQQKSLFYIASTSSRSFLADDISKGNNSAKPFNWSATVPPHAAGVKPVTTLYGGAILGFKGKSDDEDLATWEVMKFMGSAGFQAKWASASGYVPATKSTVDDPTYKTFLAAAPQNKIPLVVYDYASAAEPKLGQWQQVRDLVDSNVDALFQGKGTPADTVKAINDQANATLKK, encoded by the coding sequence TTTTATTGGCGACTTTGCTGGTTGCCTGTGGGGATAATACCGCCACTCCAGTGCCTGCCACTACGACTGCGGCAGCCACCACTGCCTCTGCTACCACCGTTGCTGCTACCACTGCCTCTGCTACTACAGCAGCAGCTACGACTGCGGCAGCCACCACCACTGTTACCACTGCCTCTGCCACTACCGCAGCAGCAACTGGCGTGGGTGTGACCGTTGATGTGGATGGCACCAAAGTTACTATTAAGCCGGGCGGTGGTCAGAAATTCGAACCTAAGAGTGAAGTCACCGTTACTATCTGGAGTAGCCAGGTCAAAGGTAACGGCGAACGCCTCGCCACTATAATGAAGGATTTTGAAGCAGCCAATCCTAAAATTAAGGTAAAGATTGACACTCGCAACGATACCTTTACCTATAACGACATCCTGAAAGCTCTTACCCAGTCCGCCACTGCCGGTGGTATGCCCAATATCGCGACCGGCTACGAAAACTGGGTTCCCGCTTTTGTGGATGCCAAACTCGCTCTCGGTTTGAACAAGTTTATCAGCGGTCAATACGGGTTGAGCCAGAAAGACCTCGAAGATTATCGCCCCAATATGTTGGCGCGTGGTATCTTCCCCCAATACAATAACGAAACCTATACTTGGCTATTCAGCAATAGCGGTCCCGTTATGTACTACAATCAAGACCTTTTTACCCAATATGGTCTTAAGACCCCAGATGAAAACTATACTTGGGATCAATTCGTATCCGACTCCAAGACCGTCACCGAGAAAAGCGGCGGCAAGGCAGTTGGTTATGTTTTTCCCACCAAATCCGTTTCTGAATTAATAGCCATGCCGATTTACGCCAGAGGTGGTCAGATTTATGACTATCAAAACGGTAAGTTCCTGTTTGACCAGAAGCCCGCGCTTGACCAACTTAACATGCTGTACGATGGGGTTAAAGCTGGTTACTTTGCTACTGCCGACCCCGGTGTAGCATTTGATAACCAAATACGATTTGAGCAGCAGAAGTCTTTGTTCTATATCGCCAGCACTTCCAGCCGCTCCTTCCTTGCTGATGATATTTCTAAAGGTAATAACAGTGCCAAGCCTTTCAACTGGAGTGCAACCGTGCCGCCTCACGCTGCCGGAGTAAAACCAGTAACTACTCTCTACGGTGGCGCTATTCTTGGGTTCAAGGGCAAGAGCGATGATGAAGATTTGGCGACTTGGGAAGTGATGAAGTTTATGGGTTCTGCCGGATTCCAGGCAAAGTGGGCTTCCGCCAGCGGTTACGTACCGGCTACCAAGAGCACCGTTGACGACCCGACCTATAAAACCTTCCTTGCCGCTGCTCCTCAGAACAAAATCCCGTTAGTAGTTTACGATTATGCCAGCGCTGCCGAGCCAAAACTAGGTCAGTGGCAGCAGGTGCGCGACCTCGTGGACAGCAATGTGGACGCGCTTTTCCAGGGCAAGGGTACTCCTGCCGATACCGTCAAAGCTATAAATGATCAGGCAAATGCTACCCTCAAAAAGTAA
- a CDS encoding PadR family transcriptional regulator, protein MPHGFGGPPWHGGKRGGWFMQPPVWGFLQPNLLLILAQGPQHGYSLMDALDKSQFLGSAVDVGNLYRTLRRMEAEGLVVSTWSEDGPGPNKRVYKITEAGEQLLRFWASSLEQRVRVINRFIDEFHRVFGEEEGASAGTTGEGSDETI, encoded by the coding sequence GTGCCTCACGGATTTGGTGGTCCTCCGTGGCACGGGGGAAAACGCGGTGGTTGGTTTATGCAACCGCCGGTATGGGGGTTCTTGCAACCCAACCTGCTATTGATACTGGCGCAGGGACCGCAACATGGTTATAGCTTGATGGATGCATTGGATAAAAGCCAATTCCTCGGCAGCGCTGTGGATGTGGGCAACCTGTATCGAACGTTGCGCCGAATGGAAGCGGAAGGACTGGTTGTTTCTACCTGGAGTGAGGACGGTCCCGGTCCAAACAAACGGGTGTACAAAATTACCGAAGCAGGCGAACAACTGTTGCGGTTTTGGGCGAGTTCGTTGGAGCAACGTGTACGGGTAATTAACCGCTTCATTGATGAATTTCACCGAGTTTTCGGCGAAGAGGAAGGCGCTTCTGCCGGAACTACAGGCGAAGGCTCGGATGAGACAATATAA
- a CDS encoding VOC family protein, which yields MFQGLRTAIYGVPDIKKAKEWYTQVLGFSPYFDQPYYVGFNVGGYELGLDPNANPGSATGSTVYWGVEDAEATHQRLLELGAIANGGVRDVGEGIQVASVIDPFGNQLSFIKNPNFSLK from the coding sequence ATGTTTCAAGGACTACGAACTGCGATTTATGGTGTACCAGATATTAAAAAGGCTAAAGAATGGTACACTCAGGTTTTGGGATTCTCGCCCTATTTTGACCAACCCTATTATGTGGGTTTTAATGTAGGAGGCTACGAGTTGGGCTTAGACCCAAATGCTAACCCGGGTTCGGCTACCGGTTCTACGGTCTATTGGGGAGTGGAAGATGCCGAAGCTACCCACCAACGCTTGCTAGAACTAGGAGCAATCGCCAACGGTGGAGTCCGGGATGTAGGCGAGGGTATTCAGGTTGCCTCGGTAATTGACCCCTTCGGCAATCAATTAAGTTTTATCAAAAACCCTAATTTTTCGTTAAAGTAA
- a CDS encoding fibronectin type III domain-containing protein, with protein MRKTYYRAALLLVILLLLQLAFNPLITQGTLLQDSSNSAIPGTPLILVTDGQPNPVKVAPPLNFSRRMAKSNSVLATPTATFSVTYNGFSAQAQAAFQYALDIWATQITSPVPITINAYWTNLQTCSSGQACILGAAGPYEEFQDFSGATLNNTLYAAALANKLHRSDIDPVLSDIIAQFNSGYPDWYYGTDGNTPLNKIDFVSVVLHEIGHGLGFFGDISYNTTTFKGSYGYPAIYDRFAVNGSGQSLLNTTLFPNPSTALGSQLVSNNLYFDSPTVREINGSNTAKLYAPSPWEQGSSYSHLDNIYNGTPNALMTYSIGTGEVQHNPGSLILAMFRDMGWTVALTPNDPTLLVATPFSSTRIDLTWHDNSSYETNYRIERSPNGSSNWSSIAMLPASSTSYSDTGLFSATLYYYRVLASNLGVDSGYSNTANATTNTGTIWTVTSTEDSGDTASKGTDGTLSYALNQATNGHTIKFLLNGGATTINVSGALRAVQAGVIIDGGACTSGTGITIMAKPDMAAATDITINGLVLGGATIRNITVSGFGGRQIVANPGRDILYCSKGSKK; from the coding sequence ATGCGAAAAACCTATTATAGAGCAGCACTTTTGTTAGTAATTCTTCTACTGTTACAATTGGCTTTCAACCCTCTTATCACTCAAGGAACTCTTCTACAGGATTCTTCAAATTCTGCTATCCCCGGAACCCCGCTAATTTTGGTAACTGACGGACAGCCAAACCCGGTTAAGGTGGCACCACCGCTTAACTTTTCGCGTAGGATGGCAAAATCCAACAGTGTGCTGGCTACTCCTACCGCTACTTTTTCGGTAACCTATAATGGCTTCTCGGCTCAGGCACAAGCTGCTTTCCAATATGCGCTTGACATTTGGGCGACACAAATTACTTCTCCGGTGCCGATCACAATCAATGCTTACTGGACAAATTTGCAGACCTGTTCTTCGGGGCAAGCTTGTATTCTTGGCGCAGCCGGACCCTACGAAGAGTTCCAGGATTTCTCCGGCGCAACATTAAACAATACCTTGTACGCTGCCGCACTGGCGAATAAGTTACACCGTTCTGATATTGATCCAGTTCTGTCCGACATAATTGCACAGTTTAACAGCGGATATCCTGACTGGTATTACGGAACCGATGGCAATACCCCCTTAAATAAGATTGATTTTGTCAGCGTGGTTTTGCATGAAATCGGGCATGGGCTGGGTTTCTTTGGAGATATTAGTTACAATACCACCACTTTCAAGGGCAGCTATGGTTATCCCGCCATTTACGATCGGTTCGCGGTGAATGGTTCTGGGCAATCCCTGCTTAATACTACGTTGTTCCCTAACCCCTCTACTGCGCTTGGTTCTCAACTGGTAAGCAACAATCTTTATTTCGACTCGCCTACCGTCAGAGAAATAAATGGGAGCAATACTGCCAAACTTTACGCACCATCTCCTTGGGAGCAAGGTTCAAGTTATTCGCATCTGGACAATATATATAACGGTACACCGAACGCTCTAATGACTTATTCAATTGGAACAGGTGAAGTACAACATAACCCCGGTTCGCTAATACTGGCGATGTTCAGGGATATGGGTTGGACAGTCGCCCTTACGCCCAACGATCCAACCTTATTGGTTGCCACTCCTTTTTCTAGCACTCGGATTGATCTAACTTGGCACGATAATTCCAGCTACGAGACTAATTACCGAATAGAGCGCAGTCCCAACGGCAGTTCTAATTGGTCATCAATCGCCATGCTTCCCGCTAGCAGTACTAGTTATAGTGATACCGGGCTTTTCTCTGCAACACTTTATTACTACCGGGTGCTGGCTTCTAATTTGGGAGTTGATTCTGGTTATTCCAATACGGCAAATGCCACTACCAACACCGGAACTATCTGGACAGTCACAAGTACTGAGGATTCAGGTGATACAGCAAGTAAGGGTACAGATGGTACTCTGTCCTACGCTCTCAATCAAGCTACCAACGGGCATACTATTAAATTCTTATTGAACGGTGGTGCAACCACTATCAATGTTAGTGGGGCGTTAAGAGCAGTTCAGGCAGGTGTGATTATTGACGGAGGAGCTTGCACCAGCGGGACTGGTATTACCATAATGGCTAAGCCTGATATGGCTGCTGCTACTGATATAACAATCAACGGTCTGGTGTTGGGTGGTGCAACCATCCGCAATATAACAGTCTCAGGCTTTGGTGGTAGGCAGATTGTAGCGAATCCCGGACGAGATATCCTATATTGCTCCAAAGGTAGCAAAAAATAA
- a CDS encoding M28 family metallopeptidase: MKKYTLILVVYLSLQWLCYLPVTSVAAPITNATLQDLISQVSPERLVAEVQAVSRFSRCVSDTGHDLAITYIKNRLQQLGLTVEIQPFSGYVDGLRETRLQNIIVHKPGANPAQRHLITAHLDSSPTRLFPPTCNELAYGANDNGSGIAALIEIGRLLKNAQFKDDIDLVFFDGEEFGYLGSHYYVSQYLQNQSTQRPIASVINLDMIGYPRDGTTNQTLYAISVPGSSYALANEGSNLVKSYLPTLKYQVYTIGDLFPLARDPNQYSDQRSFWETQVGSAIFFNEDARDIISGDPRYHSPGDKLYQSDGSLRLDASLMAEVTRAALLISGYKATPLSQRFFPTLAQPFEDNWSRADRPLLTGTATGRSWLWGPAPNHSISEAYAEATGGSRQVAYFDKARMELTKGTSGVVTNGLLVVEMTSGRQQMGDSSFIPREPSRVAVAGDPNDTPGLNDTAPTYASFKEIVARGKVAPDSGAVAATLDVKGRESYNYALSPLARNVFYVPETGHNIPDVFFNWFQTQGRIYDSSADTYTDGGVFDWVSAIGFPISEAYWVRAKVGGLEQDVLVQLFERRTLTYTPGNPSGFNVEMGNVGLHYYKWRYS, from the coding sequence GTGAAAAAATATACATTAATTCTGGTGGTTTACCTGTCTCTACAGTGGCTATGCTATTTGCCTGTTACCAGCGTTGCTGCCCCGATCACTAACGCCACATTACAAGACTTAATCTCACAGGTTTCTCCTGAAAGGCTGGTGGCAGAAGTGCAAGCAGTAAGCCGTTTCTCGCGCTGTGTCAGCGACACAGGACACGACCTTGCCATCACCTATATCAAGAATCGTTTGCAACAATTAGGGCTAACGGTAGAAATACAACCCTTTAGCGGTTATGTGGATGGGTTACGAGAAACCCGCTTGCAAAATATTATTGTCCACAAACCCGGCGCAAACCCGGCGCAACGCCACCTCATCACTGCTCATTTGGACAGTAGCCCAACGCGCCTGTTTCCCCCTACTTGCAACGAACTGGCGTATGGCGCAAATGATAACGGCAGCGGAATTGCAGCGTTAATTGAAATCGGGCGATTACTGAAAAACGCGCAGTTTAAAGACGATATTGATTTGGTATTTTTCGATGGCGAGGAGTTCGGTTATTTGGGCAGTCACTACTATGTGAGCCAATATCTCCAAAACCAGAGCACCCAACGCCCTATCGCTTCGGTAATCAACCTTGATATGATCGGCTATCCTCGCGACGGCACAACCAACCAAACGCTCTACGCTATTTCAGTGCCGGGCAGCAGTTATGCGCTTGCCAACGAAGGCAGTAATCTGGTGAAAAGCTATCTACCCACTTTGAAATATCAGGTTTATACCATTGGCGACCTTTTTCCGCTGGCACGCGACCCGAACCAATACAGCGACCAGCGCAGTTTCTGGGAGACTCAGGTGGGTAGCGCGATTTTTTTTAACGAGGATGCACGAGACATCATCAGCGGCGACCCGCGCTACCACTCGCCCGGTGACAAACTGTACCAATCAGATGGCAGTTTACGCCTAGATGCTTCGCTTATGGCAGAGGTGACTCGTGCAGCGTTGCTCATAAGCGGGTATAAAGCAACCCCATTGTCACAGCGTTTCTTCCCGACTCTGGCACAGCCTTTTGAGGATAATTGGAGCAGAGCCGACCGACCGCTTCTCACCGGAACAGCAACCGGACGAAGTTGGTTATGGGGACCAGCGCCAAACCATAGCATTAGTGAGGCTTATGCCGAAGCCACAGGGGGAAGCCGACAAGTGGCTTATTTTGACAAAGCGCGAATGGAACTGACCAAAGGAACGAGCGGGGTTGTGACCAACGGGTTGCTGGTAGTGGAAATGACCAGCGGACGGCAGCAAATGGGCGATAGCAGCTTTATCCCGCGAGAGCCGAGTCGGGTAGCGGTTGCAGGCGACCCCAATGATACCCCCGGTCTGAACGATACTGCCCCAACCTACGCCAGTTTCAAAGAGATTGTAGCGCGGGGTAAAGTTGCGCCGGATAGCGGAGCGGTAGCAGCCACGCTAGACGTAAAGGGGCGAGAAAGTTATAACTACGCGCTTTCACCGCTTGCCCGCAATGTGTTTTATGTTCCTGAAACCGGACATAATATACCGGACGTGTTCTTTAACTGGTTTCAAACGCAAGGGCGAATCTACGACAGCAGCGCGGATACCTACACGGACGGAGGCGTTTTCGATTGGGTGAGCGCGATTGGCTTCCCCATCAGCGAAGCTTATTGGGTACGCGCCAAAGTAGGGGGATTAGAACAAGACGTATTGGTTCAGCTATTTGAGCGGCGCACCCTGACTTATACTCCCGGCAACCCTAGCGGCTTTAACGTGGAGATGGGTAACGTGGGATTACATTATTACAAGTGGCGCTACAGCTAA
- a CDS encoding DUF4388 domain-containing protein has product MLDKDDISGIFANGNYQNGNGKHSNGVNKADSSQTASEILSPPSQINRGQRSALTQPLSTLPLHRARYVPKNSVPAQVHSPQVVMSGSMVAFSTSALLSLLNIQKQTGMLHLYNGDTSGFIYIERGEVYDSKLDTMTGALALFQLFGWKTGDFAFEVNVPPPGRRTIQASLPVLQVRATLWLDNWNKLNPIIPTTSHRIGIASDPGTNVVIEPYHWSILTKIVNSPISMSQLASELNQDVMTVTRIAADLVKMKIAVVYPPTSEPSSEN; this is encoded by the coding sequence ATGCTGGACAAAGATGATATTAGCGGAATATTCGCAAATGGCAATTACCAAAATGGTAATGGCAAGCATAGTAATGGGGTGAACAAAGCCGATTCCAGCCAAACGGCTTCTGAAATTCTATCACCACCCTCACAGATTAATCGCGGGCAACGCAGCGCCTTGACCCAACCCTTATCCACCTTGCCGCTACATCGTGCCCGTTATGTCCCCAAAAATTCGGTACCCGCTCAAGTGCATAGCCCTCAAGTTGTAATGTCGGGCAGCATGGTCGCTTTTTCCACCAGTGCATTGCTGTCTCTTCTCAATATCCAGAAGCAAACCGGGATGTTACATCTCTATAACGGGGATACTTCTGGCTTCATTTACATTGAACGGGGAGAAGTTTACGATTCTAAACTGGATACTATGACCGGGGCGCTGGCGTTGTTCCAGCTTTTTGGTTGGAAAACCGGAGACTTTGCTTTTGAGGTAAACGTACCGCCTCCCGGTCGTCGCACCATTCAGGCATCTTTGCCGGTATTGCAAGTGCGGGCTACTCTCTGGTTGGATAACTGGAACAAGCTGAATCCGATTATACCCACAACTTCGCATCGCATTGGGATTGCCTCTGACCCGGGTACTAACGTGGTTATTGAACCTTATCACTGGTCAATTCTAACCAAAATTGTCAATTCCCCGATTAGTATGTCACAACTCGCTTCTGAGTTGAATCAGGATGTAATGACCGTAACCCGCATCGCTGCCGACTTGGTGAAAATGAAGATCGCGGTAGTTTACCCGCCCACTTCCGAGCCATCATCCGAGAACTAA
- a CDS encoding bifunctional serine/threonine-protein kinase/formylglycine-generating enzyme family protein yields MNDTILVVKELQAGYQVDRYLLEEPLGRGGCGEVWLACHQNKNLHTKKYAIKFLTNPGPREQNRFEREMQILAQLDDNPHIIKALDCGEIIGTLQALDLVNRKVTGEQKGQTIPFLVMEYATKGDISKQIGKVSPQEIAEHLEQIADGLDYAHKLGIIHRDLKPGNLLLDSRNEIKIADFGIAHTEDSHLTSAGSSFGTPAYMAPEQFSDAGNVGNAADVYSLGVVIFQLLTGSLPFESTDFAQLIIAHYQKPLPKLRNYGANLPEQLQEVLERATAKEPSSRYLSVGAFATAFKQALVPKVAAPKIDGYSANIKPMQKAQFAPAPVINPNLVTPTEAPRLLREIADPRTTHKRRMEIGDRLNEIGDPRSGVGLRSDDIPDIAWLLVAPGGYLQIKGTPFDVQPFYIAQYQITYAQYEAFVKATDGYNNPLWWKGFPRECRRQKLDKQSYGLLSNPRDSLSWYQSVALGRWLNNCLRGMQFPNPSGGDYPLIVGDNAQVRLPTEWEWQWAAQGGSEQRKFPWGKWQEGYANTDEIKLGRAIAVGMYPQGAAKCGAMDISGNLWEWCLNKYKKPGEADADESEAAKVLRGGSFSLNQAYASCIYRYHDEPKGSLYDVGFRLVLSTPIAGL; encoded by the coding sequence ATGAATGACACTATTCTTGTTGTAAAAGAACTCCAAGCGGGCTATCAGGTTGATAGATACCTCCTAGAAGAACCTTTGGGTAGAGGCGGATGTGGTGAGGTGTGGTTGGCATGCCACCAAAACAAGAATCTGCATACCAAGAAATACGCCATCAAGTTTCTGACTAACCCCGGGCCTAGAGAACAGAACCGCTTTGAGCGGGAAATGCAAATTCTGGCACAGCTTGACGACAATCCGCACATTATTAAAGCGCTTGATTGCGGAGAAATCATTGGAACTCTTCAGGCGTTAGATTTGGTCAACCGGAAAGTAACGGGCGAACAGAAGGGTCAAACAATCCCTTTTCTGGTGATGGAATATGCCACAAAAGGGGATATTTCAAAGCAAATCGGGAAAGTATCCCCGCAGGAAATAGCCGAACATCTGGAGCAAATAGCCGATGGGTTGGATTATGCCCACAAGTTGGGGATTATTCACCGAGACTTAAAACCGGGCAATTTGTTGCTGGATAGCCGAAACGAGATTAAAATAGCCGATTTTGGAATAGCTCATACTGAGGATAGCCACCTTACAAGCGCTGGTAGCAGTTTTGGTACTCCCGCTTATATGGCTCCAGAACAGTTTAGCGATGCCGGGAATGTAGGCAACGCCGCTGATGTTTACAGTCTAGGCGTGGTGATATTTCAGCTACTTACAGGTAGCTTGCCTTTTGAGAGTACAGATTTTGCCCAGTTGATAATAGCTCACTACCAGAAACCGCTACCAAAGCTGAGAAATTACGGGGCGAATTTGCCAGAACAACTTCAGGAAGTGTTGGAGAGGGCGACGGCGAAAGAACCAAGCAGTCGGTATCTATCGGTGGGGGCATTTGCGACAGCTTTCAAGCAAGCACTTGTGCCGAAAGTAGCCGCGCCAAAAATAGACGGTTATTCCGCTAACATTAAACCTATGCAAAAGGCTCAGTTTGCACCAGCGCCTGTTATAAACCCGAATCTTGTCACACCAACCGAAGCACCGCGGTTACTCAGGGAAATTGCCGACCCGCGCACCACTCACAAACGCCGCATGGAAATCGGTGACCGCCTGAACGAAATCGGTGACCCTCGTTCGGGTGTGGGATTACGCTCGGATGATATCCCCGATATAGCGTGGTTGCTGGTAGCACCGGGGGGCTATCTGCAAATAAAGGGAACACCTTTTGATGTGCAACCCTTCTATATTGCCCAATACCAGATAACCTACGCCCAATATGAGGCATTTGTGAAAGCAACAGACGGCTATAACAATCCGTTATGGTGGAAGGGCTTTCCCAGAGAATGCCGGCGGCAAAAGCTGGATAAACAAAGCTATGGCTTGTTGAGTAACCCGCGTGACAGTTTATCGTGGTATCAGAGCGTAGCGTTAGGGCGCTGGTTGAATAATTGTTTGCGCGGAATGCAATTCCCGAATCCGAGCGGGGGTGACTATCCATTAATTGTTGGTGATAACGCGCAAGTACGGTTACCTACGGAGTGGGAATGGCAATGGGCAGCGCAAGGGGGCAGCGAGCAGCGGAAATTTCCTTGGGGCAAGTGGCAAGAAGGTTATGCCAATACTGATGAAATAAAATTAGGACGAGCGATTGCGGTGGGCATGTATCCGCAGGGAGCGGCGAAATGTGGCGCAATGGATATCAGCGGCAACCTGTGGGAGTGGTGCTTGAATAAGTACAAGAAACCGGGTGAGGCAGATGCAGACGAAAGTGAGGCTGCAAAGGTGCTGCGGGGAGGTTCTTTCTCACTCAATCAAGCATATGCCTCATGTATATATCGCTACCATGATGAACCAAAGGGCAGTCTCTACGATGTTGGCTTTCGGTTAGTGCTGTCCACCCCCATCGCGGGTCTTTGA
- a CDS encoding SGNH/GDSL hydrolase family protein — protein sequence MSKRLFSRMKVSLLMVVTLSMLLVPMAEAANPYPNSMVAFGDSISRAFNTGSTAFSDATQNAWSTGTTASVNSQYLRILAANPAISGKNYNNAVTGARMSNLLGQVNASPAGMGYVTILMGANDACASSEAAMTTVANYQSQFASALTAIAAKDPNAQIFVASIPNIKQLWSLLKGNFWARTIWGLLGTCQSMLANPTSTSATDTARRTRVDQRVKDFNSALATECAKYANCRFDSNTVYNYQFTASQVSTRDYFHPSLAGQTKLAEITFASAKAAFGWT from the coding sequence ATGTCCAAAAGGTTGTTTTCTAGGATGAAGGTTTCGCTCCTGATGGTTGTAACGCTTTCCATGCTATTGGTGCCAATGGCAGAGGCAGCTAATCCCTATCCCAACTCGATGGTTGCTTTCGGTGATTCTATCTCTCGCGCTTTCAACACCGGTTCTACTGCCTTCTCAGACGCAACTCAGAATGCGTGGTCAACCGGCACCACCGCTTCGGTTAACAGCCAGTATTTACGTATTCTCGCGGCTAACCCTGCTATTTCCGGCAAAAATTACAACAACGCCGTTACCGGAGCGAGGATGAGCAATTTGCTCGGTCAGGTAAATGCCTCACCCGCCGGAATGGGATATGTCACCATACTGATGGGCGCAAACGATGCCTGCGCCAGCAGCGAAGCCGCCATGACCACTGTAGCCAATTATCAAAGCCAGTTCGCGAGCGCGCTCACCGCGATTGCAGCTAAAGACCCCAATGCCCAGATTTTCGTTGCCAGCATCCCCAATATAAAACAGCTTTGGTCATTGTTGAAAGGTAATTTCTGGGCGCGTACCATATGGGGGTTATTAGGCACTTGTCAGTCGATGCTGGCTAACCCAACCTCAACCAGCGCTACCGATACCGCCCGCCGCACCAGAGTTGACCAGCGCGTAAAGGACTTTAACAGTGCACTTGCCACCGAATGCGCCAAATACGCCAACTGCCGCTTTGACTCAAACACCGTGTACAATTACCAATTTACCGCCAGCCAAGTATCCACCCGCGATTACTTTCACCCTTCCCTAGCGGGTCAAACCAAACTCGCCGAAATAACCTTCGCTTCTGCCAAAGCCGCGTTTGGTTGGACATAA
- a CDS encoding mannosyltransferase family protein, which produces MIENAQPKNAAILHGVGSSILAVFPAPVLKTWLLWRVGLFIFPALVGMLIPPAEVPTALPAKVSDGWFEHLIWNWTGWDGGWYITIAEKGYTREGSNAFYPLFPHLVRWIGFVLGVGSPVETAYKWAGLLLASLAALFACVLLYRLVAHDYEHDTAWLSVAFLLAFPTSYYMVAVYSESLFLALALGAFLAARQQRWLLALVLAALATLTKNQGIFVALALLVEYGQQREWRWRKLDFKLLYFALPGLALVSWAAYNWANYGNPLAFLSDSQRFWKREFSLPWETMATVTGNFWNKLFDRQIWYPPAQLQTDMSFINVPLTYLFLLLLVGCGWLVWKGRMRGMYFVYFLFCLIQPLFAPATDVGLYSMSRFMLIIFPAFLFLAATSKRFPLLKQGYFTASLPLLGLLVARFCAGYWVA; this is translated from the coding sequence ATGATTGAAAATGCACAGCCGAAAAATGCCGCTATACTCCACGGAGTCGGTTCTTCTATACTCGCGGTTTTCCCTGCGCCTGTTCTCAAAACATGGCTATTGTGGCGCGTGGGACTTTTTATATTCCCGGCATTAGTGGGAATGCTGATACCACCTGCCGAAGTTCCAACCGCATTACCTGCCAAAGTATCGGATGGTTGGTTCGAGCATTTGATCTGGAATTGGACGGGGTGGGATGGAGGTTGGTACATCACCATCGCCGAAAAGGGCTATACCCGCGAAGGTTCAAACGCTTTTTACCCGCTTTTCCCACATCTGGTGCGCTGGATAGGCTTTGTGCTGGGAGTAGGTAGTCCGGTTGAAACTGCCTACAAATGGGCAGGACTATTGCTTGCCAGTCTAGCGGCGTTGTTCGCTTGCGTCCTGCTCTATCGTTTGGTGGCGCACGACTACGAACACGACACTGCGTGGCTTAGCGTGGCGTTCTTACTGGCTTTCCCTACCTCGTATTACATGGTCGCGGTCTATTCCGAGAGCCTGTTCCTTGCGCTGGCGTTGGGGGCGTTCCTAGCAGCACGACAACAACGCTGGCTATTAGCGCTAGTATTAGCAGCGCTGGCAACCCTCACCAAGAATCAAGGTATTTTCGTGGCGTTGGCGCTACTGGTGGAATACGGGCAGCAGCGTGAATGGCGCTGGCGCAAGCTCGATTTTAAGCTGCTTTATTTCGCTTTGCCGGGGTTGGCGTTGGTAAGTTGGGCGGCTTACAACTGGGCTAATTATGGCAACCCGCTCGCCTTTCTCAGCGATAGCCAACGCTTCTGGAAACGCGAATTCAGCCTACCGTGGGAAACGATGGCAACCGTTACCGGAAATTTCTGGAACAAGCTTTTTGATCGCCAAATCTGGTATCCACCAGCGCAACTCCAAACTGATATGTCTTTTATCAACGTACCGCTCACTTACCTGTTCCTGTTGCTATTGGTCGGGTGCGGTTGGTTAGTGTGGAAAGGGCGCATGCGAGGCATGTATTTCGTCTATTTCCTGTTCTGCCTAATACAACCGCTTTTTGCGCCTGCCACCGACGTAGGATTATACTCGATGTCGCGCTTTATGCTGATAATATTTCCCGCTTTCCTCTTTCTCGCAGCAACTTCAAAGCGATTCCCGCTACTGAAGCAGGGATATTTCACCGCTTCCCTGCCACTTTTAGGCTTGCTGGTAGCGCGTTTTTGCGCCGGATATTGGGTAGCATGA